A genome region from Chryseobacterium sp. G0186 includes the following:
- a CDS encoding transposase produces MEEQLRSVYIKRTQKDYSLSLKLQIVKEVESGESTISTCRKKYGIQSHGTILNWLRKYGNFDWENQRPYAMEKTPEQRIMELEAEVKLLEKQKAFLEKQAYIADKKAIFFDMMIDLAEKEYRIDIRKNSPPEQSMTSAVRKKKL; encoded by the coding sequence ATGGAAGAACAATTAAGGTCAGTGTACATCAAGCGTACACAGAAAGATTACAGTTTAAGTTTAAAACTTCAAATAGTAAAAGAAGTTGAATCTGGTGAATCGACCATTAGTACTTGTCGCAAGAAATATGGTATACAATCCCACGGGACTATTTTAAATTGGCTCAGAAAATATGGTAACTTTGATTGGGAAAACCAAAGACCTTATGCCATGGAAAAGACACCTGAACAACGTATTATGGAATTGGAAGCTGAAGTTAAGCTTCTTGAAAAACAGAAAGCCTTCTTGGAAAAACAGGCTTATATTGCTGATAAAAAAGCTATATTTTTTGATATGATGATTGATCTTGCAGAGAAAGAATATCGCATTGATATTCGAAAAAACTCACCACCCGAACAATCGATGACTTCCGCAGTAAGGAAAAAGAAACTTTGA
- a CDS encoding IS3 family transposase, with product MLGLNRQIYYRSIKRTEVCRNRASEVVELVECVRIKMPRLGGRKLYFILKESLGSIKVGRDKFFDILRANHLLIVPRKNYHVTTNSHHRFRKHKNLILDYQITKPNQVWVADITYIGDRKSPSYLSLITDAYSKKIVGHFVADNLNTESSLIALKRALKKHKGMVGPLIHHSDRGLQYCSNEYQKVLQKHQLKCSMTQNSDPYENAIAERINGILKHEFNIDRHHINNALRRKLVDESIETYNNLRPHFSNYYLTPNQMHKQTKIKMRTYKNKNQSKRKFALV from the coding sequence TTGTTAGGGTTAAATAGACAAATCTATTATAGAAGTATCAAGCGTACAGAAGTTTGTAGGAATAGGGCTTCAGAGGTTGTAGAACTGGTAGAGTGTGTTCGTATTAAAATGCCCCGATTAGGAGGCAGAAAACTATATTTTATTTTAAAAGAATCCCTAGGTTCTATCAAAGTAGGAAGAGATAAATTCTTTGACATCCTAAGAGCGAATCATTTATTGATTGTCCCCAGGAAAAATTACCATGTTACGACCAACTCCCATCATCGCTTCAGAAAGCATAAAAATTTGATTCTGGACTATCAGATCACAAAACCCAACCAGGTTTGGGTTGCTGATATTACTTACATAGGGGACAGAAAAAGCCCAAGCTATTTAAGCTTAATAACGGATGCTTATTCCAAGAAAATAGTGGGACATTTTGTAGCAGATAATTTAAATACAGAAAGTAGTCTTATCGCATTGAAAAGAGCTTTAAAGAAACACAAAGGTATGGTAGGCCCATTAATTCATCATTCTGATCGTGGCTTACAATACTGCTCGAATGAATATCAGAAAGTCTTGCAAAAACATCAATTAAAATGCAGCATGACACAAAACTCAGATCCTTATGAAAATGCAATAGCAGAGAGGATAAATGGTATTTTAAAGCATGAATTTAATATTGATAGACATCATATAAACAATGCGTTAAGAAGAAAATTAGTGGATGAATCCATTGAAACCTATAATAATCTACGTCCTCATTTTTCAAATTATTATCTAACCCCAAATCAAATGCATAAACAGACAAAAATTAAAATGAGAACTTATAAAAATAAAAACCAAAGCAAAAGAAAATTTGCTCTGGTTTAA
- the yidC gene encoding membrane protein insertase YidC: protein MQQNNGIDKKQMISFAVLCLVLFGFMFYFQNKQAKEEELKAQQQKTEQVKNAVKQTQANNINPNVTPGSIQTANLSNKELNIEFSSLGGQVSKVQLSEYKAYDHKTDQADLPLYLINKNNSNYGFQFKDKTGKVINTKNLVFSPAVNGNAVTMTANYNGAVIQFIYTLLDKYTLDFKVRTQGLANVTSDNKADFIWDYNVRNLEKGRAQEQSHSEFSYAFNNYKDYDYDGRTTMDEEKETLNWIGVKQQFFASVIEAKNGFTQSKGNQENVEEGEYLKKLNYEGFVQMTGSELNQDFTWYFMPLDLKLLKSYDKNFDEILPLGWSFIGWMNRGFFMPMYNLIADWGLTAGWVIFLMTIIVKLILSPIMYKQHKLSAMMKVIRPEIDEVNAKFKDADPMKKQQATMEVYRKAGVNQMAGCLPALVQIPIFYALFRFFPNFIDLRGQGFWFAKDLTAYDDLIKLPFKIPFLGDHLSVFALACTIVILIYTVMTSGNMQQPQQEGMPNMKVLMYIFPITFLFFLNTSASGLSWYYFVSNAINILIILVIKYVILDEKKIHAQIQANKEKPKTEGKFQKRMREMMEKAQQQQQAQEQQKNRKK, encoded by the coding sequence ATGCAACAAAACAACGGAATCGATAAGAAGCAGATGATTAGTTTCGCGGTTTTATGCCTGGTTCTCTTCGGCTTTATGTTCTATTTCCAGAACAAGCAGGCTAAAGAAGAGGAGTTGAAAGCTCAGCAGCAAAAAACAGAACAGGTAAAAAATGCCGTAAAACAAACTCAGGCAAATAATATCAATCCAAATGTGACTCCTGGCTCCATTCAGACAGCTAATCTGTCAAATAAAGAATTAAATATAGAATTCTCAAGTTTAGGAGGACAGGTTTCTAAAGTTCAGCTTTCCGAATATAAGGCATATGACCATAAAACAGATCAGGCTGATCTTCCGCTTTATCTGATTAATAAAAATAACTCAAACTACGGTTTCCAGTTTAAGGACAAGACAGGGAAGGTTATCAATACTAAAAACTTAGTTTTCTCACCTGCTGTTAATGGCAATGCTGTAACCATGACAGCAAACTATAATGGTGCTGTTATCCAGTTTATCTATACTTTATTAGATAAATATACATTAGATTTTAAAGTAAGAACTCAAGGTTTAGCCAATGTTACTTCTGATAATAAAGCAGATTTTATCTGGGATTATAACGTAAGAAACTTAGAAAAAGGTAGAGCTCAGGAGCAATCTCACTCAGAATTCTCTTATGCATTTAATAATTATAAAGATTATGATTATGATGGAAGAACAACCATGGATGAGGAAAAAGAGACGCTTAACTGGATTGGGGTAAAACAACAGTTTTTCGCTTCTGTGATTGAAGCAAAGAACGGATTTACTCAAAGTAAAGGAAATCAGGAGAACGTTGAAGAAGGTGAATATCTGAAAAAACTGAACTATGAAGGTTTTGTTCAGATGACCGGAAGTGAATTAAACCAGGACTTTACTTGGTACTTCATGCCATTAGACTTGAAATTATTGAAGTCTTACGATAAAAACTTTGATGAGATTCTTCCATTAGGTTGGTCATTCATCGGGTGGATGAACCGTGGTTTCTTTATGCCGATGTATAACCTTATCGCTGATTGGGGACTAACTGCAGGTTGGGTAATTTTCTTAATGACCATTATTGTAAAATTAATCCTTTCACCAATTATGTACAAGCAGCATAAGCTGAGTGCTATGATGAAAGTGATTCGTCCGGAAATTGATGAGGTGAATGCTAAATTCAAGGATGCAGATCCAATGAAGAAGCAGCAGGCTACTATGGAGGTTTACAGAAAAGCCGGAGTGAATCAGATGGCGGGATGTTTACCGGCATTGGTTCAGATTCCTATCTTCTATGCCTTATTCCGTTTCTTCCCGAACTTTATTGATTTGAGAGGGCAGGGATTCTGGTTTGCAAAAGATTTAACTGCCTATGACGACTTGATCAAATTACCATTTAAAATTCCTTTCTTGGGTGATCACTTGAGTGTTTTTGCATTAGCATGTACTATTGTTATCCTTATTTATACGGTGATGACTTCAGGAAATATGCAGCAGCCACAGCAAGAGGGAATGCCAAATATGAAAGTGTTAATGTACATTTTCCCAATTACATTCCTATTCTTCCTGAATACTTCAGCATCTGGTCTTTCATGGTATTATTTTGTATCGAATGCGATTAACATTTTAATCATCCTTGTTATTAAGTATGTGATTTTAGATGAAAAGAAAATTCATGCACAGATTCAAGCGAATAAGGAAAAGCCGAAAACAGAAGGGAAGTTCCAGAAGCGAATGAGAGAAATGATGGAAAAAGCTCAACAGCAACAACAGGCTCAAGAGCAACAGAAAAATAGAAAGAAATAA